Genomic DNA from Prevotella intermedia ATCC 25611 = DSM 20706:
ACAGAACGTGTGTTTCAGAAGGGTTCGCTGCTAACAGCCGTACGCGCATCTATCTCCATTCCTTGCTTCTTCAAGCCTGTAAGCGAGAACAACCATATTAATATAGACGGCAGCATACACAATACGCTTCCGTTAGACCGTGTGGCACGACAGGCAGGCGACCTATTGGTGGCTATCAACGTGAACGGTTCCGACACCTGCCCGTACAACGCTTACCAGAAAACAGTGGAAGAAGAGAATGGCTTTTTGGCAAATATAAGAAAACGAATGCCTTTCCACAATGTACAGTTTTCGGCAAACTACCTGAATATGGCAATACGTGTGGCAAGCCTAACCATACAAACCAACACGCAACTGGCACTCAAGCTGACACCTCCCGATATATGTGCCGAACTGCCGATGAACGCTTTTTCGCTCTTCGACTTCGACAAAGCCACAGAAATAATAGCGTGTGGGCGTGCGGAAATGGAACGTAGGCTTGACGAATACGAACAAAAGACAAAGAATTAAGAAAGGAAACAGAAAATGACAGAAACAATAATCGGCTTATCAATACCACTTTTGGGAACGGTTTTAGGGTCGGGATTTGTGTTTTTTATGCGCAATGAAATGCCTGCGCGCCTACAAAAAGCATTGCTGGGCTTTGCTTCTGGCGTTATGGTGGCAGCATCTATATGGTCGCTCATCATACCGTCTATGGATATGTGGGCAGACCAAGGACGCCTGCGCATAGTGCCCGCCTTGGTTGGTTTCTTAGTGGGTATAGCCTTTTTGTTGCTCATCGACTATATCACACCCCACCTTCATATTGGCAGCAGTAAACCCGAAGGACCACGCACCAAGCTGAGCCGAACGGCTATGCTCACCTTTGCCGTTACCATTCACAATCTTCCCGAAGGTATGGCAGTAGGTGTT
This window encodes:
- a CDS encoding patatin-like phospholipase family protein — translated: MSILPEYIKKLFGTGRQATSKNVALVLSGGGARGYFHIGAIEVLQERGYNIVAVAGTSMGALVGAAYANGKLNELKTFVTGLNKKQIANIITPTMGLDHVASDKNLIEIMKPLLGKTKIEDLPIPFVCCASDIVSGTERVFQKGSLLTAVRASISIPCFFKPVSENNHINIDGSIHNTLPLDRVARQAGDLLVAINVNGSDTCPYNAYQKTVEEENGFLANIRKRMPFHNVQFSANYLNMAIRVASLTIQTNTQLALKLTPPDICAELPMNAFSLFDFDKATEIIACGRAEMERRLDEYEQKTKN
- a CDS encoding ZIP family metal transporter gives rise to the protein MTETIIGLSIPLLGTVLGSGFVFFMRNEMPARLQKALLGFASGVMVAASIWSLIIPSMDMWADQGRLRIVPALVGFLVGIAFLLLIDYITPHLHIGSSKPEGPRTKLSRTAMLTFAVTIHNLPEGMAVGVVLAGALQTGSYISTAAAMTMAIGIALQNIPEGAIISMPMREAGNSRMKSFIIGSLSGVVEPIGGILVILLASAITPALPYLLSFAAGAMFYVVVEELIPEASEGEHSNLSTIGFAIGFALMMTLDVVLG